Proteins from a genomic interval of Oncorhynchus clarkii lewisi isolate Uvic-CL-2024 chromosome 15, UVic_Ocla_1.0, whole genome shotgun sequence:
- the LOC139366936 gene encoding ribosomal protein eL22-like: MAPLKQKKQTVVKRTKRGVSWKFTLDLTHPVEDGILDSANFETFLKERVKVNGKTGNLANVIEIARLKNKINVTSQKQFSKRYLKYLTKKYLKKNNLRDWLRVVASDKETYELRYFQISQEEEESDNDE; encoded by the exons CTAAAGCAGAAGAAACAGACTGTGGTCAAGAGGACCAAGAGGGGGGTGTCCTGGAAGTTCACCCTGGACCTGACCCACCCTGTGGAGGACGGCATTTTGGACTCGGCCAACTTC GAAACATTCCTCAAAGAGAGGGTAAAGGTCAACGGCAAGACAGGAAATCTGGCGAATGTAATCGAGATCGCCCGCCTAAAGAACAAGATCAACGTCACGTCACAGAAGCAGTTCTCTAAGAG GTACCTGAAATACCTGACCAAGAAGTACCTGAAGAAGAACAACCTCCGTGATTGGTTGAGAGTCGTGGCGTCAGACAAGGAGACCTACGAGCTGAGATACTTCCAGATCagccaggaagaggaggagtcagACAATGACGAGTAG